GTCTCCGACGCGGTGTCCACGTCACCGTCGATCCGGCGGTCCATGCCCTCCAGAACCATGCGGTTCACCTCGAGCATGTCGCCGACGTTGCCGGTGTCCTTCCAGTAGCCCGTGATGACCGTGGAGCGCACATCGGCGCGGGAGTCGATCAGGTGCTGGATGGCGTGAGTGATCTCCAGTTCGCCGCGCCAGGACGGTTCGATGGCGCGTACCGCTTCGTGGATCAGGGGGGTGAACAGGTAGACGCCGACCAGCGCGAGATCGCTCTTGGGCCGGTCGGGTTTCTCCTCCAGGCCGACGACCTGGCCGGAGGGGTCGAGTTCGGCGACACCGAAGGCGCGTGGGTCGGCCACGCGCGTGAGCAGGATCTGGGCGTCGGGCCGGTTGCCGCGGAACTCGTCGACGAGTCCGGAGATGCCGCCGACGATGAAGTTGTCGCCGAGGTACATCACGAAGTCGTCGTCGCCCAGGTAGTCCCGGGCGATCAGTACCGCGTGGGCCAGCCCCAGGGGCCGCTCCTGGGCGATGTAGGTGATCTTCAGGCCGAACTGCGACCCGTCGCCCACCGCTTCCTCGATCTCCGCGGCCGTGTCCCCGACGATCATGCCCACGTCGGTGATGCCGGCCTCGGCGATCGACTCCAACCCGTAGAAAAGGACGGCCTTGTTGGCCACTGGCACCAGTTGCTTGGCCGACGTGTGTGTGATCGGCCTCAGTCTTGTTCCTGCGCCGCCGGACAGCACGAGAGCCTTCATTCGGTTCACCTTAGTCGTGATCCGGCGGATGTGAACATCACTTCTTTTAGTTGTCGATGCGCACAGTTACCCGCATCGTCACCGCGCGGCCTCCTGAGGAGCGGTCAGTCCTCGCCCCTGACGATGTTCCAGTCCGGCTCGGAGCGCACGGTTCGGGTGGTGGCCCGGTCCTCCACGGCGGGGAGGCAGGTCCGCAGCGCGGCCTTGCCGCGCAGGCGGCGTGCCTTCGACCAGCCGGTCTCGGGCCGACGGGCGACGGGCTTGTCACTGGTCTCCATGGACGTCGTCACGACTCATCATCTTCCTTCTGCATCCGCTGCTGTTCGAGTCCCCATGAACAAACCGAACAAACCCGCGTCGTGACGTCGCGGCCGAGTCCTGAACGCCCCCTCGCGGCAAGGCCGTTCGCCTCGCCGCACGTACGACGGTCCCGCGCACAGTGTGTGCGCGGGACCG
This region of Streptomyces caelestis genomic DNA includes:
- a CDS encoding glucose-1-phosphate thymidylyltransferase gives rise to the protein MKALVLSGGAGTRLRPITHTSAKQLVPVANKAVLFYGLESIAEAGITDVGMIVGDTAAEIEEAVGDGSQFGLKITYIAQERPLGLAHAVLIARDYLGDDDFVMYLGDNFIVGGISGLVDEFRGNRPDAQILLTRVADPRAFGVAELDPSGQVVGLEEKPDRPKSDLALVGVYLFTPLIHEAVRAIEPSWRGELEITHAIQHLIDSRADVRSTVITGYWKDTGNVGDMLEVNRMVLEGMDRRIDGDVDTASETIGRVVVEEGARIVNSRIVGPAVIGSGTVISNSYVGPFTSVAENCRITDSELEFSIVLRDSSIQGVGRIEASLIGRHVEVTPAPSVPSAHRFVLGDHSKVQITS